ATAAAATATGCGGGATATTATCTAAAACAAAAGGCCTGTCTCCACAAAAGGAGTCAGGCCTTGATTGTTTCTCGTCCTAGAACAACTATTTCATCATGATCAATGCTCTTCACATCATCCTGAAAGATCAGTCGTGTATTCAAACGATAGCTTATATGTTCAGTAGATGGTTCTAAAGGAGCGGGAAGCTGATAGCAAAATGGATATTCTGCCTTATCATTTGCGTCCATGCTTTTGGACATGAGTATGGTCGTTACAGCATCCACCGTTTCAACCAAATCTCCTTGAAATTCCTTTACAAGGTCACATTCCAATCTTTTGATGTGTTGTTTTGCCCAGCCGCCTTCCACATGAAAGGCTCCTGTCACTTTTTCACCGGGATTTAGTTTATTTTTATCAAGAACTAAATCAACATGGGGAGAACCTATATTTAAGTAGCTCATTACTTTTTTTAACATGTAGCTTGAACCTCCGAAAGGAATAATATCTTAAAGTGTTTTTGAGTTTTCGTATAGTAAAGATACGAACTAATAGAAAAAAAGTTTCACCTATATTTTTCTTATGTAAAATATACATACCCAATCTACACATCTAGACAATCAAAAGCCCTCATCTATAAATAGATGAAGGCTTTACATTGATTAAAACAGCCATAACCCTACTAACGTTGCCACAATCAACCCAATGATGACTGGTACAAAACTCCGCCGCACAAGCTCCATGACAGGAACCTTAGCAAATCCTGCAACTGCCACTAGGGAAGACCAGGCGATCAAGGTTCCGCCGCCAACCCAGACAGATCCCATCTGTCCAATCGCAGCAAGAGTGGCAGCCTCCACACCAACACTCTCCCCAAGTGCACCAGCAAGTGCCCCCACAAGAGGAAGGCCTGAGAATCCAGAACCATCTAAGCCTGTTATCATTCCAATAAGCAGAATTCCAAATCCTGCAACAAAAGAACTTTCAGGAATATAGGATTGACCGGCAAGTATGAGGTCAAACAGGAAGGAGGGAGTCTCCTCAGCAGGTGTGCCCAAGATTCTAGAAGCCAGTTCTCCGCTACCAATAAAGAAGAATCCTGCAATCGGAATAACCGGACCCATCGCCTTAAAGGCAAATAAGAAACCTTTGACGATATTGTCACTGACCGTTTGAAGGGAGGTGCGGGCGTTTAGGAAGAATGATGCTCCAATTAATAGTATCAGCGAAGCCCCACCGATTAGAGCGGCGCCGGCTCCACCTTCTAGAGAAGGAAGAACATCGGAAAACTTCGCCAGTACCATATAAATGATGATGGCAAGAAACGTGCCTGGAACCAAGATTGCAAACAGCGAGCTGTATTTGCTTTTTGTCACAGGGCCGCCTCTTGTCATGCCATCCGTGTCACTATTCTGGTCATCTGCATTATTCCATTTTATTAGAAGCTCATTTGACGGTCGTACAATAAGCTTTCGTATGGAAATATAAGCAAGAGTGATGGCAACTACACCTGTAACAAGTGACAAGATGAACCCGCGATCAGCAACCGTTCCAATATCAACTGCAGCAGCAGTAGCGGTTAAGGATGGGGCTATTTGAATAATGTAGTCCGATGATAAGGCCATTCCTTGACCGGCTAGTGAAATGGCAATTGCTGCCCCAATCGGTGGAAGTCCCGCTCTAATGGCAACTGGAATTAAAAGTGCTCCAACAAGTGGAACGGCTGGGGTCGGCCAGAAGAAAAGGGAAATTGCATAGGTGACAAACACTATGACCCAAAACGAGATATGCCCATTTTTCATCACCCGTTGAAAAGGTGTAATCATTTGTTCATCAGTACCCAAGGATTTAAGTGAATGTAATAGTGCCGTCATGATAGCAATAATCAGGAAGATATTGAACAGTTCTCCCGCTGCAACCAAGCTGGCGTTAAATATGGTTTGAAGCCCAAAAATGAACGAACCGCTGAAGATCCACCCAACTAAAAACGTTACTAGGATGGCAGGAACCACCACATTCTGCCTGAACAGCATTGTAAAGATAATAACGAGTGTCCCAATCAAATACATCCAATGTGCTGCAGTCAACTCCATCTATACCAAGCTCCTCTCTAAGGCGAACAAGCCCAAGATCTAAAAAATATATCTGTGTCATATAGCCTATGTTGGAGAGTGGGCTTTGGTGTTGATAGGGAGGACTTCATCTGGCAAATGGAATAATGTTTGATTTTGAGACAGAGGTTTATTCACCTTCATTGAGGAATAGAGTATAAAGAGGTGATAAACGTTGAAGAGGGAAGAATACAAAAAATATGACGGACTTGGACTGGCAGAATTGGTCAAAAAGAAGGAAGTCAAACCCATTGAACTGTTAGAAATGGCGGTCAGTGAAATTGAGACGCAAAATCCCCAACTGAATGCGGTTATCCATAGGATGTACGAGCAGGCAAGAGCTGCTGCAGAAATTGTTCCAATAGGGCAATTTGCAGGAGTTCCAATTCTATTAAAAGATATAGGTCAGGAAATAAAAAGTGAACCGAAAACGCTGGGATCTAGAGCTCTAAGCAAATATAGATCAAAAATAGACTCTGAATATGTTAGTCGGTTAAGGAAAAGTGGCTTTCAATTTTTAGGGCAAACAAATGTACCGGAGTTTGGTTTAATGGCCATAACAGAACCTGTTGCATACGGAGCTGCAAGAAATCCCTGGAAACTTACTCACACCCCTGGTGGTTCAAGTGGCGGATCGGCTGCGGCGGTAGCGTCAGGGATGGTTCCAATTGCCGGGGCAAACGATGGAGGAGGCTCCATTCGTATTCCAGCAGCTTACTGTGGGCTGTTTGGGTTAAAGCCTACGAGAGGAAGGACCCCTGTAGGGCCGCAACTTGGCCGTTTTTGGCAGGGGGCAGCAGTTGAACATGTGCTTACACGCACCGTAAGAGATAGCGCGGCTATCTTGGATGAGTTAAAGGGAGAAGAAAAAGGAGCGGCATTTTCCATCCCCGATTATGATGGCAGCTACTTGGATATCCTGCAACAACCAGTAGAGAAAAAGCTCCGAATTGCTTACTCTACTAAATCACCAATTGTTACAGAAGTAGATCCTGACTGTGTAGAAGCGGTCAAGAAAACGTTGGAGTATTTAGAATCAGAAGGTCATAGTATAGAAGAAATCGATGCACCAGTAGATGGGAAAAAAGTTGCCACAAGCTATCTCTCCCTCTACTTTGGAGAAGTCAGCGCCATGATTGCTGCTCTTGAGGAGATACTAGGGAGAAAAGCGACGGTGAATGATGTGGAGCCTGCGACTTGGCTGCTTGGTCTAATCGGAAAGTCCATGTCTGCCCAAGAATTCGTCCTCAATATGAGGGAGTGGGATGTGGCTGCATATGCTATGGAAGAATTCCATGATACCTATGATTTTTATATAACTCCTGCGACAGCCTTCCCACCTGCGAAAATTGGTGATCATAAGCTAAAGCCGCTTGAAAGCATTGCCCTTCAAGTGACGGGGAAATTGGGATCTGCCACGCTCCTAAAGAAAATGGGCATCGTGGAACAACTCGTGCAAGAAAGTTTAAAGAGAGTCCCTTTTACGCAGCTTGCGAATTTGACAGGGCAGCCAGCAATGTCGTTGCCGGTGCATGTAACAGAGGAAGGTCTCCCTATAGGTGTCCAGTTCATGGCAGGGCGCGGGAAAGAAGACCTGCTCTTGCAGATGGCAGGGCAGATAGAAAAAGCTGAGCTTTGGGTAGGTATGGAAGAGTTACTTTTCATTGCTGCAAAATAGTAGAAAAGAAGAGGGGAACCCGAGTAGATGTAGAAGGTGGGCTTCCCTTTTTACTTTTTCTTACATAATATCAATCTTCTATTACTTGTATCCTTTTCTCAGATATGATCTCACAGACATTTTCATACATCATCTCCACGCCTTCGTTGGTAGCTTCAAAGTTAAATGCTTGATCCTCGTGTATCCCCAAGTTCTCTGCTTCCTTTGCAACATCAATGTTCGCTCCCATGAAGATGAACTGCCAACTGTACTTTTCTTCTTGGTGACGAATTAACTCCTTTACTCTCGGATAGGTGAACTCTACGCTTGAATTCTCCATACCGTCAGTAGTAATGACGAAGATTACATTTCCTGGTCTTAAAGCTTTTTCAGTACGTGATAAACGGTTTCCTACGTCCAATATTGTTCTTCCGATTGCGTCCAAAAGGGAGGTGGTGCCTCTAACGTAATAGTCTTCTCTTGTTAACGTAACATTCCTCGCATCCACACCGTTCCACAGAGTTTCCACTTCATCGTCGAAAAGAACGGCGGTGACAAGTGTCTCTCCTTCATGTCTGCATTGCCTCTCTAGAAATGAGTTGAATCCTCCAATCGTGTCCTTTTCCAGGCCGCTCATTGACCCGCTTCTGTCCATTAGAAAAATAATCTCAGTTAAGTTTTTATTCATTTTCATCATCCTCCTTCATGCTATAATAATAACGAATAATATCCATAAAATGGTCGCCTTCAAAGCGACATTTGGAGGTAGTGGTATGGTAGATAAAAAGTTTTTGGAGGAATTAGAAGAATTTATATTGCAACATCAAATAGATGATGAGCTGGAGGCAAAAGAGTACATTTGCTACAACGAATCACCTGTTTTACATGAAAAAAGTGATATCTTTGAAATTGAAGAGTTCATTAAAAACAATAAAAAGCCGACTCTGCAACAGGTCCTGTTTCAGTATATGGACCGCAATGGCGGAACAGATGCGGAAATATATAAAAAGGCCGGTTTGGACCGCAAACACTTTTCAAAAATACGAACAAACCCAGAATATCGCCCAAGAAAAACAACGATGGTGGCATTGGCTTTTGCCTTGGGACTTGATGAGGAAGAAACAGAAGACCTGCTTGGTGCCGCTGGGTATTCCTTATCCGGAAATGATATCCCAGACCTTGTAGCCAAATTCTTTCTGATGAAGGGGATCTATGACCTTGCAAGAATGAACGAAGCGGTTGATGATATGAAATCAAAAAGTATAAGAACTATATAGAAAAGCGGAGACACAGCTTGCCAGACTAGGGGGCTGTGCTTCTTATTGTGTGTTACAATCTACTTTAGAAAGTCGAAATCCACCCCGAAAGGAGAACACCACATGAACATAAAAGTAGATAAAAAACTCATCCAAGAAAGATGTGGTTCTGTTTCCTTAAAAAGCGGGGAGGCATTTCGCAGAGCGGATAAAGTGAAAATAGAAGAATGGACGAACGATAGGTGTATTGCTGTCGTTTCAACGTCTGAGGATTTCCATGTTGTCGTGACGGCGGAAGGTACGGGAGACATTCATACAAGCTGTACTTGCCCAAAGCTTGCTTCTGTAAAATTAGAATGTCAGCATATTGCAGCTGTGCTTTTGACGATCTATGAAAACCATTATTCACAACATGACCTGTCAGAAGAAGTGTTCCGACTATTCCAAGCAGATAAGAAACCATCAAGCGGCAGTCAGCTCCATTTTGAAAAAAGAGAAGTGGTAGACGTAGCATTTGCCATGAAACCGGTAGTAAAAGATAAGGAGAATTTCCTTGGTATAGGGCTATCGTTGAAACAGAGCGTTGTACAAGATCCACGTAAACTACTACAGGCCATAAAGAATGGAAAACGTAGTGACTTGTTTGATCCAGAGGTTCATTGCTTTAAAAAAGAAGTGGATGCTGTAATTCAGCATTTGATAGACATGCTTGATGATGAAAAAACATTTTTGGAGGAAATAGAGCTACTACCGCAAGAACTAATTCTCCCACCATCCTCCTTTAGAAAAGTTGCATCGCTTTTACAGCAGGTAGATGTGGAAATGCATGTTAATAAACAGGCATACGATGGCTTTGCGTTAGTAAAAGAGCCCCTTTCCCTTCATTTTTCTTTTACAGAAGAAAATGCAAATGGGGTTGTGCTGAAGATTGATGGGCTAAACGATTTATTCGTTTTTAGAGCCTATAATACTGTTTTCAAGAACGGTTTCTTTATTTCCTTGGACACAGATGACTGTCGTAGACTTGCTGAATTGAAACGAATGTTGGATGCTTCTAAGACAAATTCCATCCCTATTGCTCTCAATCAAGTGCAGACGTTTGTCGAAAAGGTAGTCCCAGGCTTACGGAAACTTGGAAAAGTGGAACTTGATGAAACGGTTGCCAAACGTTTTGCCAAAACTCCGTTAGTAGCGAAGCTGTATCTGGACAGAGTAAAAAACCGGCTTTTAGCAAGTATTGAGTTTCAATATGAACAGGTGATGATCAATCCGTTAGATCCAAAAGAGCATCGCATGAACACCATGATTATCCGCGATTATGATAAGGAGCAAATAATTCTTGATTTCATGGAGGACAGTAAATTCGGAAGTACAGAAGAAGGATACTTTCTGCACAACGAAGAGTTGGAATATCAATTTCTCTATCATGTGCTACCTAAGTTGCAACGCTTTGTACAAGTGTATGCAACGACGGCTATTAGAAATAGAATTTTCAGG
This window of the Sutcliffiella horikoshii genome carries:
- a CDS encoding vWA domain-containing protein is translated as MNKNLTEIIFLMDRSGSMSGLEKDTIGGFNSFLERQCRHEGETLVTAVLFDDEVETLWNGVDARNVTLTREDYYVRGTTSLLDAIGRTILDVGNRLSRTEKALRPGNVIFVITTDGMENSSVEFTYPRVKELIRHQEEKYSWQFIFMGANIDVAKEAENLGIHEDQAFNFEATNEGVEMMYENVCEIISEKRIQVIED
- a CDS encoding amidase, translating into MKREEYKKYDGLGLAELVKKKEVKPIELLEMAVSEIETQNPQLNAVIHRMYEQARAAAEIVPIGQFAGVPILLKDIGQEIKSEPKTLGSRALSKYRSKIDSEYVSRLRKSGFQFLGQTNVPEFGLMAITEPVAYGAARNPWKLTHTPGGSSGGSAAAVASGMVPIAGANDGGGSIRIPAAYCGLFGLKPTRGRTPVGPQLGRFWQGAAVEHVLTRTVRDSAAILDELKGEEKGAAFSIPDYDGSYLDILQQPVEKKLRIAYSTKSPIVTEVDPDCVEAVKKTLEYLESEGHSIEEIDAPVDGKKVATSYLSLYFGEVSAMIAALEEILGRKATVNDVEPATWLLGLIGKSMSAQEFVLNMREWDVAAYAMEEFHDTYDFYITPATAFPPAKIGDHKLKPLESIALQVTGKLGSATLLKKMGIVEQLVQESLKRVPFTQLANLTGQPAMSLPVHVTEEGLPIGVQFMAGRGKEDLLLQMAGQIEKAELWVGMEELLFIAAK
- a CDS encoding sporulation protein, which translates into the protein MLKKVMSYLNIGSPHVDLVLDKNKLNPGEKVTGAFHVEGGWAKQHIKRLECDLVKEFQGDLVETVDAVTTILMSKSMDANDKAEYPFCYQLPAPLEPSTEHISYRLNTRLIFQDDVKSIDHDEIVVLGRETIKA